The Streptomyces sp. WZ-12 genome segment CGCGCTGGACCACGAGCGCGGCGCCGCGGTGCTGGACCTGCTGACCGAGCTGACCCACCAGCGCGGCACCGCCACGGTGTTGGTCACCCACGACCGTTCCCATCTGGCCGCGGTCGACGCGGTGGCGGAAGTCCTGGACGGCCGGCTGACGTTGGGGGCGGGAGCGGGAGTGTGACCCCGTACGGGACGGGCGGGCGCCGCCCGTCCCGTACACCGGCGACGGCTAGTCGTCGCGGTGGGAGAAGGTGGGGAACAGGTTGGACCTGGCGGCCTTGCGGCCCTGGTGCGGGCCGTGCGCTCCGGGCTCGGAGTCGTCGGCCTCCGGGGCGGTCGGGGCCGCGCCGCGCTCCTCGTCCCGGGTCCGGTCCTCGTTCCGGCCGCGCTCCCGTTCCGCGTCCGGTTCCCGCTGGTCCGCCATGACGGCCCCTTTCTCGATGCGCCGGTCTCGGCTGTGCTGGATTCGGCCCGCTGCGGGCCGCTTCCTGACCAGGAACGCACCGATTCGGGACAGCGGTGAGCTACAGATGACCCGTTCGGGTGCGGAAACGGCGCAACGTTGACGCGCTGGCCGAAGCGGCGCCGGTTCAGCCGCCGTTGGGCTCCTGCGGCGGCTCGTCGGCGGCGTGCGAGAACAGCTTCAGAACGGGGACGCCGACCTTGTGGCGGGCCCGCGAGGCCCAGTCCCGGTGGAAGAACTCCTCGACGAAGTGCGGGGTGGTCAGCACGATCACCTCGTCCGCGCCGGTCTCGTCGACGACCGACTTCAGCAGGTCCAGCGGGTGGTCCTCGACCACCTGCCCGACCGCCTCGGCGCCGGCGGCGCGCAACGCCTGGAGGGTGTGCGAGAGCCCCTGCTCGGCGGGGAGCGCGGCGCTCGTCCCGCCCGGCTCCTCGCCCTCCCGCACGGCATCCTCGAACTCCCCGAGCGCGACGTCGTCGATGGCCCGCAACAGGACGTCCTGCTTGCCGCGCGGCTGCATGAGGACCACGAAGGAGACCCGGTCGTCGCCGTGCAGGGTGGTGACGAACTCCACGTCCGCGGGCGTCAGAGGCTTCTCGATCATCAATACGCTCGTGAACACGACGGACGCCCTTCTTCTCTTCCGGGCACCGTATGCCACGGCGCCCACAGAAACCATCCTGCCCCGTCGCCACACGGGGCCTGTCGGCTTTTAGTGTGCCCAACGGAAGCTAAGCGGAACAGATAATTCCGCTGAAATCAGAACCGGCGGTAACGGGTGAACAGGAACCCGGACTCCTCCAGC includes the following:
- a CDS encoding indole-3-glycerol phosphate synthase: MFTSVLMIEKPLTPADVEFVTTLHGDDRVSFVVLMQPRGKQDVLLRAIDDVALGEFEDAVREGEEPGGTSAALPAEQGLSHTLQALRAAGAEAVGQVVEDHPLDLLKSVVDETGADEVIVLTTPHFVEEFFHRDWASRARHKVGVPVLKLFSHAADEPPQEPNGG